Genomic DNA from Peribacillus simplex:
AATGAGTGGTCAGGGAAAAACGATGAATTATTAGGGATGATTAAAAGGTTTTATGAGGATAACCCTGCTGTTCTTCCTTTTAGGAACAACCAAAAGGAGACTTTTTGGTTTTTGTTTGCACATAAAGATTATTTATTAGGACAACATATTCGTGAATTAGATCACTTTTTGTTACCTTATCATTGTACACCACTAAATGATGGAAGAAAGTTAAACTTTGATTCGGAAAAAAGATTGGGCCGAATCGGGTATGAACTATTTCCTGATGGTTATTACGCTTATGTATCAAAGGTTGAGCAGGAAGAAAATATTTGGGGGAGACTTCGGTTATGGAGGAGGCTTGATGACCGTCGACCGAACATCTCATATGACGAGTTAAAGGTAAATGCATTCACATTACGAAGCAGATTTTATCAAGCGATTGTTTTACAAAAATGGGAAGAGGCGAAAAGCTATTTAAATACACTTCAGCAAGGAAAATATTTGAGTGATGAAAATTATAAATTTTTAACGCTTCATTGGTTAAGTGCCCAAGGTAAGTGGGATCGAATTTGGGAATCTGATGATTTTGAGATCTTGGCTGGATTCGGTAAAATACCTATTCAAGTTCATATCGCTTTAATCCGAACATTTTATCAACGCAAATTATCTAAATCGGATATTCTCGGCCGATATGATTTGTCAATGAAAGCATTTAAAGAATCACGATATAAGCTTGGAACACTCTTACGTTCACAGTTGAGTTTAGATGAGGAAACTTCTATACGTGTATTTGCTTATGAAGCAGCTTCTAAAGGTCAGGAAGATAAACTGGAGCGCTACCAAGAAAAGACCAAAGATGAGATCACTAAAGATATTATTGAATTCCTCTTACTTTATGTACAAACGAATAAAGAGAAGCCGATAATCTCCATTAATGATAAATTAGAACGAGCCAAACAGTGTTTTACTAATCATGAGTATGAAGATGCTTTTCTTCTTCTAAATGGAGTTGATCTTTCTATTGATAAGGTTCGTTTGCTTGCAGGAATTTCCATTATGGAAGAAACAGAGGAAACGTGCTCTGTTGCATTAAAGCATTATGAAATGCTATCTGAACAGGAACAACGGCAGTTAATGAAAGAACCGCAATCTAAAGGATGGATGATCTACTTACTTAATCTACAAAAAGGGAATGAATCTTTATTAATAACGGCTGAGACAACCGATCGAGTGGATTGGTACAACTGGTTTTATAATTTTATACACACTTCTGATTTTGATCTTTTAGAAGAGCATTTAACGACGATAGATGTTCAACAAGGGAATATCAATTGGTCCATTACGTCTCTTAGTAATCTATCAGAAATAATAGCTACGATAGGAATAGAGGCTCTCTCATCCATGCAAAAATCTCTTTTACAAACAGCATTGCCTATGTTTGTTACAGAGTTAATGCAAGATGATTATTTTCCTAATGAAAAGGCGAATGAATTATATGAATATACGCGAGAAATTCTCTGTATTCATGGGAAACGAAATGAAAATAATACCGGCTTTTTATTAAGACTAACGGAAGGTTTATTGTGCTTAGAGATTTCCAAAGTTCATTTATATTGGAATCAAGTCGAATCATGGTTTAATGTATTCCCTACAGATCGATTATCATCATATGTGCTAGAATCTTTAGAGCTATTTAAGGAATACGGACTTGGTGATGATCTCTTACAACCAGTTTGGACAAATTGGGTTGGATCTCTTCTTGATAGAATAGCTAACCAAACGGTTATTCAATCATGGATTGATTTAGGAAACAGAATATCTGCTAATTCTTCCATGATTGATGCATTAAATGAGAAGATAACTTCTAATAGAGATATGGATCTATTAGAGGTATTACCTAATATGTCTATTACCATCTACTCTCTACGTGAGAAACCAGCACAGCGAGCTGCACAGCGGATTACAAAGAGAAATCCAAATGTTAAAGTAAAGGTCTGTACGGATAGTAAATTGACAAATGAAGCGAAAGCGTATGCTCGAAACTCAGATTTAGTTATTCTCGTCACAACTTGTATGTCCCATGCATTAACTTTTGGGATATCACCTTATTTAGATGATAATTTATTATATTCTCGAAGTTCAGGGGAAACCGGAATTATAGAGGCATTGGAGGAGTATTGTCAAGAACAGTATGATAACCAAGTTATGTCTAGTCATGTAAGCTAAATTATTATTAATTACTAGGTAATTGTAATCAAATTGAAAGTGCCTTTACCAATAGAGGTTGATGATTTTTTTAGTAACCTAAGTTGTAGCAATAATTAAAAAAAATAATTCTATCTCAAATTATGATATAATATTTATAGAGAAACCCGCTCTCGCGGTAGAGGTTCTAGCTACCCTCTTTAAAAAACTAAGGAAAACAGTTCTGCTTTCTTAGTAGTGCTGTTTTTTCTATTGAAAGGAGTTTTACAATTGAAAAAAGATAAAGCTATCGTTGTGTTTAGTGGAGGACAAGATAGTACTACGTGTTTATTCTGGGCATTAGAACAATTTCAAGAAGTAATTGCTGTTACTTTTGATTACAATCAAAGACATATTGCTGAAATAGAATGTGCAAAAAATATAGCAAAAGAACTTGGTGTAAAGCATCATATTTTAGATATGAGTTTACTGAATCAACTAGCACCGAATGCTTTAACAAGAGATGAAATTGAAGTGAAGGATGGGGAAAATGGCGGCAGCCTTCCATCGACCTTTGTTCCTGGTCGAAATTTATTATTCATGTCTTTTGCTGGTGTGCTAGCTAGCCAAGTTGGTGCGAAACACATTGTCACTGGGGTTTGTGAGACGGATTTTAGTGGATATCCAGACTGTCGAGATGTGTTCGTTAAATCATTAAATGTAACACTTAACCTTTCTATGGATCAGCAATTTGTGATTCATACTCCATTAATGTGGTTGAATAAAGCTGAAACATGGAAGCTAGCAGACGATCTTGGAGCATTTGATTTTGTCCGTGAAAAAACTCTGACATGCTATAACGGAATTGTTGCCGATGGTTGTGGTGAATGTCCGGCATGTAAGTTACGGAAAAACGGCTTCGACAACTATTTGAAGGATAGAAAGGGGCAATAAATAATGTACGGTTTTCGGATTGTTGAAAAGCTCCAAAAAATAGATGAAGATATAAAACGTAACCAGTTAAAGTACCATAATAAACGCGTGATGGTTAGTAAGGAATTCACCTTTGACTCAGCGCATCATTTGCATGCCTACGAAGGAAAGTGCAAAAATCTCCATGGCCATACTTATAGAGTTATTTTTGGACTGAGCGGATTTGTTGATGACCGTGGGTTAATGATTGATTTTGGTGAGATCAAAGAAATTTGGAAAAACGAAATTGAAATATTTCTTGATCATAGATATTTAAATGAAACACTGCCACCGATGAATACGACAGCCGAAAACATTGTCGTGTGGATTTATGAAATAATGTCCGATGCTTTGAAGCAAGAAGAAAGACAGATTAAATACAAGGATGCTAGATTAGAGTTTGTTCGATTATATGAAACTCCAACAGGTTATGCTGAAGCAAGACGGGAGTGGATAGAGGATGAGTAAAATACCAGTAATGGAGGTCTTTGGTCCAACTATCCAAGGCGAAGGCATGGTCATTGGACAAAAGACAATGTTTGTTCGAACAGCTGGTTGTGATTATTCTTGTTCATGGTGTGATTCTGCTTTTACCTGGGACGGTTCTGGAAAAGATTTAATAAAGCAAATGGACGCAGAAGAAATTTGGAAAGAACTTGTTTTACTCGGCGGAGATGGTTTTTCTTTTGTAACAATATCAGGTGGGAATCCTGCATTATTAAAGAACCTAAGTTACTTAATCGACCTTTTAAAAGAAAACAATATAAAAATTGGTTTAGAGACACAGGGAAGTAAGTGGCAGGATTGGTTTTTGCATATCGATGAATTAACAATTTCTCCAAAGCCACCAAGTTCAGGGATGATTACAAATTTTGATATACTTGATAAAGTAATTGACAAACTAAAGGAAAAAGACCCTTCACATAATGTAAGTTTGAAGGTTGTTGTTTTCGATGAGATTGATTACAACTATGCTAAAAAAATACACCTTAGATATCCCAAAACTCCATTCTTCCTACAGGTTGGAAATGAGGATAATAAAACAACAGATAATCAACATTTGGTAAATCAACTTCTACAGAAATATGAATGGCTTTTAAATAAAGTCATGTTAGATAATGAATTAAAAGATGTAAAAGTATTACCACAACTGCATACCTATATATGGGGAAATAAACGAGGAGTTTAGTTTTTTTATTGAAACAAACTGAAAGTTCCAGTTTATAACTTTATAAGTTTGAGGTAGAATATTTCAAGGAACATACGTTCCTATTTTTAAAAGAGAAAAAAGTTTTAAATTTATATATTAAGATGGGGTGATTAGTTGAGAATAATATTATACTTAGTTGCTATTATAACTGCAAACGTTGTTACTGCTGCATTTGCTCCTTTACAGCTTGGCGTATTCATAATCCCAATGGGCACTTTCTTAATAGGTGCTACTTTTATTTTTCGAGATTTGGTACAGAACAAATATGGAAGAAAGAAAACATATTTCTGTATTGCTATTGCTCTTGCTTTATCAGCTTTAGTATCTTTTCTATTAGGTGATACTTTATTGATTGTCTTAGCATCAGCCCTGTCATTTGTTATTTCAGAAACTGCTGATACTGAAATATATACTCGTTTGAATTTACCAATGAGTTGGCGAGTATTATATAGTGGTATTGTTGGCGGGCTATTAGATTCTGTAATATTTGTAATTATAGGTTTAAGTCCAATTGGTGCGAACTTTATACCTTGGGAAGCAGTTCCATTTGCAATTTTTGGTCAGATTATTGTTAAAACGGTTATCCAGGGGATAGCTGCCATTATTATTAATGTGATTTATTACACATCTAGAAATCATACGGCAACACCATAAGATATACCACCTTGAGACTTATGGTAAAAGGATTTAAACTATTTTTTGATTGTTTAATAGAAGATGGACAGAAGTAAATTATTTTAAACACTGATAATTATACTGAACTCTCTAACATTTGGTATATAATTCAGAAATCCCCGAATCTACTCGATTTGGGGATTTTTCATAATTTCCGCAAATATCTTAACGTAAATTATTTATCCCCTTAACCATGAACATTTTATTGTCTGATTTATTTACCATATAGCAAATTAAATCAAACCTCTTTTATAGTGCAAAATATGGAAAGGGAATTTTTCCAATAAATTTCCATTTTATTATTTTCAGTGTCCACAAAGCCGATATTAATTAATTTAATATAATTGAAAAAATAGAATATATTAATCATAATAAAGAAAAAAACGTGCTTATGTATAGGTATTATGGCATAATAGGTAATAAAATTACATATTTTGTGTATTGCAAAATAGAAGTGCAGAGCATTGAATTCAGACTCCTGCACTTTATTTATTGAGTGCCATAAAAAAAGACTTGCCAGGCACCCCAAGTCCCTCTACTGTATAGGTGTCGAATCAATACAGAGTGGAGGATTACGAAAGGATGCTAGCAATGTCTGATATTAATTGTATCAAACACCTAAGGAACAAAAGAACAAAAAAGGACTATCTGATTGTTATTGCCCATAAAGGAACTACTTGAGGATTACAATCGATTCCTAGATGATGAGCGGGAAACGTGTTTTATGCTAAACAAAGACTTCCTATATAAAAAGTTCAATGAGGCAGTGCCCTTATATTAGAGTATCAAGATAATTTTGGAAAATGGTGGGGCGAGGTGCTGTCCCCTTCGAGAGGAAGAATTGGTATGTTAGCTGCGAAGGTAGAGTCACAACCGTGTTATATTAACTTAACCAAAAGAGCTTTGTCTGATATAAATGAGAATTTAGGGTATAGAGATGAGTTTTTTAGTGTGCGAACGGATAGAATTATTCACCTTCTTCTTTCCTCCCAGGATTCATTTCTTGTACATATCGAGAAAGCGACTGGTAGAACAGAAGAGGAGTTATATGTAAATCTCCATTTTGATTCCACGGAAAATAAGGGAATCATGAAATATGTGAAGGATCAGACGTTTAGTCTGTATGGAGTGGTAAAGGATGATGGATTGCTTGTTACGGGAATTAAGTTTTTACCTTTTGGAATAGGTCAAGCAAATAACCGTCGGGTTACGTCCACACTGCATTTCTTCATTAATGAACGAAGTGCTACGTCCTTAACAGTAGAAACGCTAGAAGCAATCAAGAATCTCCCGTTTGCAAAAGAGCAGTCGAAGTTTGTGAAGAGTCGGCTAGAGAGCTGGGAAGTGTATCTCGATATGATTGTGGAAAAGGCAGAGCAGGACGAGGTGACGATGGATTTTCAATCTGCTAGGTTCACTGAACACTTACGAGAATTGAATATTCACTGTCCTTCTTTAAGAGGGCAAGTAGCTCGAAGGGATTTAAAGGGTGCCGAAGTGTCATTGCTGTGGGAGGATGACGGCAAGGACGAGGCAGATGAAAAAATCGGGACGGTTCGACGTTTTGATTTTGATAAGAATATTGTAGAGATTGAGCTTGATGAGGACTATGTGGAGCTCGCTAGGCAGAATAAATGGACGCCAGTGACAGCGGGGCTGGTGCATATTAGTAATCATGGTGGTTTAACACAGGCGAGGAGATTAAGAGGAGGATTTCGTGACCTACAGAATGGTGTAGCGAAAAACCCGAATTTGGAGTACTTGCTATTTGAGGAAAATCCGGTGATGGATACATCTAGCAATGTGCAAAGCTTTGAATTTAAAGAAGCGATACAAGATAATTTAAACCATTATCAGCGTGCTGCAGTAAAAGGGGCATTAGCAGCAGAGGATATTTACCTGATTCAAGGGCCTCCTGGGACTGGGAAAACAACGGTCATCGCCGAAATTTGTTATCAGAATGTGGAGCGGGGTCTTAGAACATTAGTTGCGTCTCAATCAAACCTAGCAGTTGATAATGCACTTAGCAAGCTACTTGCACACCCTAAGGTCCGGATTCTCCGTAAAGGGCGCACAAAGAGTATCGAAGAAGAAGGCAAGAAATTCATCGAAGAAAATGTTGCAGAAACTTGGAAAAAGCAAACGCTGGAAAACATTCAACTTGATATTAAGGACATTGATCAGTTAATTGAGGAAAAGAGGAAAGAGATTAAGAAAAATCAGAATGTCCTGAAGTACAATGCAGAAAAACTAGCAGATATCGAAAAAGCACCATTGGTCAGAACGAAGCTGTTTCGATTACAAAATGAACTGCGTCACATCCAAGACCACGTGACTCAATTAAAGAATAAAGAAGAAAAGCATGAGCTAACGGAAAAGGAGCTCGAACAGAAATTACAGCAGGATTCCCATGAAGCTGCGCAACTTAAAGTGTTACTAGATAATTGGGAAGAAAGCAATAATTTTGATGAGAGGAAGGCTACTCTTCAGAATCGAATCAATCGTCTACGAGTAGAAATCGAATATCTCGAAGCACAGGAGTCTTTCGACAAAGCATCAGAACACTATAAAGAATTAGATTCACAGTTAGAACGGTTGCGGAGACGTGAGAGAGAAATAGAGGATATCCTAATGGAAATTCCTCGGATGCATGATGTGGAGATTGTATCTTTTATTAATAGTAGAAGGGATATCAATTCTCCTGCGATTTTGCAAAAACAAATGCGACTATCTGAGTCGATTCGTATGGTTAATCAAGGAGAAGCTGGCAAGACACAGTTAGCGAGTGATAATGATACTTTTTCAAGGCTAGAAAAGCAATTAGATATTGTCATTGGTAGGCAAAAGAAGGTGCTCGTTCAATATGGGTATGATACAGAATTAGCAGAGACACTAGGTGGATCCGATGAGTATCCACATACAGACCTTATGCAGCTTGTTCCTCGTCTGGCAAATCGGATGATGGCATTCTCAGAGCCTTCTTTTCTACAAAACTTGAAATGGAAACTCACGAAAAAGCTCCCGAAACAAGTGGAGAAGTTAATAGAAGAATACAATCAAAGTATTGCTGCTAAAAAGCTACTAAAAGAGACGGTTGAGCGCAATAAACTGCGAATGGTGGAGATGAGAGAGGCAAAAAGTAAGCTTCCTCTTTTAACCGTGGAAATGCTGGAAGCACTAACTGATTATTATAAGCAAGTAGAAGTGAAGATAGAGAATGAAATCGGCGTTATCCATTTTGACATGGTACCAGGTAAAAATCAGGTGAAGAAGTGTCATCAGTTGTTGATAGAGTTGAGAGGAAAGTTGGATGGTGAGGAGCCGAGTAAAACTGTCTCTGAGTTAAGAAGATTAGTAGATGTTGCGGTGATAGAGTTAACGGAGCTAGGAACAGAGGAGCAATATAAAAAGAGACTCATGATTCAGAAGGAGGAGAAAGAGTTTGCTTGTGAAAAATATGGGGTGCAGCTAAAAGAAATCACTCGTGAAGTGGAGGGGTTGGGCTTTAAGCTAGCAGAACTACAGCCAACTCTAGAAGACCTAGTGAAGCAAGTGGAAGAGAATCAGAAAATAGTTGATTATTTAAGTAGTATTAACGTAGAAAAAGAGAAAATGATGATTGATAAGAAGAACCAATTGATAAAACAGAGAATGGAGAGGTCGGATAATCATATTACAGCTTATATGAATCAACGGATGATGAAGATTGAATGGTCGAATATGCTGCAGGATGCAAAGGATTATGACCTGAGAGAAATTAAAAAGCTGTATATTAAGCATGCGAATGTGATTGGGATTACATGTGTGCAGTCTGCGAAGAAGGATTTTGCTAGAGATTACCCAGATTTTGATGTGGTCATTATTGATGAGGTATCAAAGGCGACACCACCTGAACTGCTTTTACCGATGCTAAAAGGGAAGAAGGTCATTCTGGTAGGGGACCATCATCAGCTACCACCACTCATTGGACAGGAAACATTGGATGAAGTGATTGAGAAAATCCCGAATCCACAGAAAAAGGATGAGGTCAAAGCCAACCTGCAGGAATCTCTGTTTGAGCGCTTATTTAAAACTTTGCCAGATCAGTATAAAAGCACTCTCCGGATTCAATATCGAATGCATGAAGATATTATGGAAACAATCACTCAGTTTTATGAAGGGGAAAGTGAGGTAGGTTACGGATTAAGATGTGGGTTAGAAAATTCTAATAGAGAACGTGACCATTATTTAGACGGACAATATGTGAAGCGTGGTCAGCATATTATGTGGTTTGACCTACCGCATGAAGAGGGATTTTTTGAAACGAAAGAGAAGGGGATGACAAGTCCTTATAATGGTGCCGAGTTAAAAATCATCTCTGAATTGTTAGTCGACCTAAATGCTGCTGTCGACAAAGCAAAACAAGAAGGTAGAATCTCAGAGGATGCAACGAAGAATGTTGGTATCATTAGCTTTTACGGGGAGCAAGTGCGTAGATTAAGGCATTTAGTAGATGATCTTAAAGTAGAGCATCTCAAGTTTCGGGTCGGGACCGTCGATAGATTCCAGGGGATGGAAAGTGAGATTATTATCGCAAGCTTTGTACGTAATCATAGCAATAAAGAAGAGGATATTGGTTTTGCCAATGATTATCGTCGTTTAAACGTTGCGCTATCAAGGGCTAAAGAGCTATTAATTGTAACTGGAAGCTCAAAGATGTTTACTGTGCAAGCAAAACGAGCAGCAAGTAGGAAAATGTATACGAGGGTTATTGACACCATTCGTTTTAAAAACGGTTTAAGAGATCACAAGGGTCGTGTGAAATAGAAGGGATTGATTAGGGTTGTTATGGAAACTATGGGATGATTCTTCCACAGATGAATTTCAGGAGAGAATGCTCCATCAGGCGATAGAAGACAAAGAATATCTTCATATATTGGGGACAAAGGAATGGAAAATCCCGATCCACTATTATCACGTCCAGGTGACAGCATCGACGAAAACAAAGATTGATATGTTAAAAAAGATGGTTATGTTCTCCTTCTTAAATATGAATATTAGCCATCTGGATGAATTGAGCGGGTTTTTACATGTTGATACGTTATTTATCGAGGATATTGTTACGCAGATGATTGCGACAGGTGTAGTGGAAAAGGTAGATAGTGTGTACAAACTGACGAAAATTGGTGAAGAACAATTCAAAGCTGGAACCATTTTGAGTGAGCCAAGTACAGAGGTTATTCCATTTGAATTTAGTGTGTTAAATCAGAATGCGATACAAGAGGAACCGACGAATGTAATGGTAAAAGAAGATTGGGAGTTAGATTTGTATCGTTATTCCAATGAAGTTGCCAATTTAGCGGGGACTATTTTAGAAGAAGATAAGCTTCGAGAGTACGTTCAAGAAAGTGGCAAAGTGTTTGAAGTCGGGGGAAATGAAAAAATCATTTCTAAGATTGAGCCCATTACTTTACAGGCTATGAAATTTGCGAAGTGTATCGAGTATCAATTGTACGATTTACTTGAAAACAAAGTGTATGCACGTATCTGGAATGGAGCATCTGGTAGATGGGATGAACGTTTTGAAGAGGAGATTACTAGACTTGAAGGAGAAGCGTGGAAGTCTCATCATGATCAAGCGATTATCGAAAACTTTCCGGAGCGATATGAATATCTAAGAGGTAGATTGAAGGCTTTTCACAATAAGGGTAATAAAAATCAAAAGGTACTCGATATTTTAAGAGGGAAAGATATTCGAGCCCGGTTCATCAATTCCTTTTCCGAAACAAAACGAAAGATGCTCATGGTCTCACCGTGGATATCGGCAGTAGTAGTCGACCGAGATATGCTCTCGAGATTGCAGCAATTTGCTAAACAAGGAAAGACCCTCTATATCTCGTGGGGAATTGCGAAAAACATGGAAACTGAGGACCGTAAGCCTAGTCCGGCGCTACTTAAAAGGCTGCAGGAGATTACCCATGAAGATGGCACACAGGCTGTGTTTGTTCGATGGTTTGGCAATCAGCATAACAAGGAAATTGTGGTAGATGCAAGAACACATATACTAGGCTCGTATAACTGGCTGTCTTATCGTGGGGAATACGATATTCGCCATGAATCTGTCGTGGTGATAAAAGAAGAAAAAGTAATTAAGGACACGACTGTATATATTGAAGCGAAGTTTATTAACGCGCTAAAACAGGATTTAACAGCTCTTTTAAGCAATGTGAGCGCGCAGGTTGAACCAATTATCGTGAAAAATTGGATGAAAGAGCTCATTATGTTAGACAGCTCACTTGAAAAGAGAAAACAGCTATCAGATCAACTAATGGAGCATCTACGAAACAATGGACAAGTTGAATTAATACATGAACTTGCATCCCTATGGGCTCGTTATGATGTGGAAGACTTTGGTGTGCGTTCGTATTTAAGTGAATTGTTAAATGAAGAGAATTTTGACTTAGCGAAGGAATATTATGCGCTTTGTCAAAAGCATATAAAAACAAGCCCTATCTCTGAGTGGGAGAAGGCTCCTGAGTTATCGGAATATAAGGAATGGTTTGCAGAGCAGAAGGTTGTGGGGAAGACGAAGCCACAATTACAAGAGAAACCTACTCCGAAAGGTAATGCTAATGGGAAGAAACGAATACCGAGGAGTAAGAAGAAGAAGTAAGTTAATGGTGTCCCACTTTTATAGGTGGCCATTCATTAAAACTATTTAACTGTGTTTATTAATTTTTTCTGGAGGATAATAAGGGATAATTATTTGGATATGTAGCGAGGATAAATTGAATTGAATCGTTATAAAAAGAATAAACCTAAATACTTATGGATACAAGAAGAATTAATGGAATTTTTTATTGACTAAGTGTGGATTAGTAGAAGAATGTTTTTCCAGTACATAGATACATAGAAAGAACTAAAAAGATAATGAACGATCCACATAAAGAAGAGTGTAACTGCTAAACTAAATTGAACAGTTTCTGACAGATAAAAATGAACACTTTTTGCCCGATATCATCTCGGCTAAGTTATGGTGGGATTTTAACATCATTGTTTAGTTGAGGGATTTGAAAGGTGAAAAAACTAAAATTGTTAATGCAGGTTTATCATCCACACTTCAATTCATCAGAAATCCTGCTAAATTACTTTACTTATAGAGTCATAGCTAAACTAGTAAGGGGATTGGTGAGAGAGGTTTTTGTTATGTTTTCCTCTCTCCCTCTCTATAAAAAAACTAGGAGGATTACTAAATGAGTAAAACTACACTAAAGACAACTATAGAAAAAAAGGTTCAGGAATTACATGAGAAATTAGAGGCTCTTGATTTGGTATTAGGAGAGAGCAAGTCAGTAGAATCAGCAGGAGTTAAAGCTATTGCTGAGATTCAAGCAAAGATTGCTGAATCAAAATCCCAATTAGTTGTAACAGACATTGAGAGTGCTAAACAGCATTTATCTATGTTGGATGAGATAACAAAGGATTTAGGCATTCAAGCATACCTAAATAAATCACTTGTCGAGTCAAAGAAAGAAGGCATCTTATCTGCATTGGATGATGCTTATGGAGTCCATAAAGAGGCGGTAGCATTGTTTAAAGAGCTAGATAATGAGTATGTATTGCATATGAGCATTGCATCTGTAAATTAGGATTTTGCATATCTGAATGGTCTTGAAAATGAGATAAATTCTGT
This window encodes:
- a CDS encoding phospholipase D-like domain-containing protein, which encodes MLWKLWDDSSTDEFQERMLHQAIEDKEYLHILGTKEWKIPIHYYHVQVTASTKTKIDMLKKMVMFSFLNMNISHLDELSGFLHVDTLFIEDIVTQMIATGVVEKVDSVYKLTKIGEEQFKAGTILSEPSTEVIPFEFSVLNQNAIQEEPTNVMVKEDWELDLYRYSNEVANLAGTILEEDKLREYVQESGKVFEVGGNEKIISKIEPITLQAMKFAKCIEYQLYDLLENKVYARIWNGASGRWDERFEEEITRLEGEAWKSHHDQAIIENFPERYEYLRGRLKAFHNKGNKNQKVLDILRGKDIRARFINSFSETKRKMLMVSPWISAVVVDRDMLSRLQQFAKQGKTLYISWGIAKNMETEDRKPSPALLKRLQEITHEDGTQAVFVRWFGNQHNKEIVVDARTHILGSYNWLSYRGEYDIRHESVVVIKEEKVIKDTTVYIEAKFINALKQDLTALLSNVSAQVEPIIVKNWMKELIMLDSSLEKRKQLSDQLMEHLRNNGQVELIHELASLWARYDVEDFGVRSYLSELLNEENFDLAKEYYALCQKHIKTSPISEWEKAPELSEYKEWFAEQKVVGKTKPQLQEKPTPKGNANGKKRIPRSKKKK